The Pseudomonas azotoformans genome has a segment encoding these proteins:
- a CDS encoding divergent polysaccharide deacetylase family protein, whose translation MRFALIIAVLCSLAGFAHATPANEPPKAYLTLIIDDLGQNLPRDRRVLALPGPVTTAIMPDTPHAAEFAREAHRAGKIVILHMPMDPATGPFAWHPELPIEELGKRLDAAFKAVPYTAGINNHMGSRMTAQPAAMAWLMAELQRRNKFFVDSRTSAQTVAAAEAQKIGLAHVSRDVFLDDERTEAAITTQLQTAIKLAHKQGSAVMIGHPYPQTLAVLERELPKLKARGVDWIDIKLMISVRSNQAMAGHGKNGIYLPARR comes from the coding sequence ATGCGTTTTGCCCTGATCATCGCTGTGCTGTGCAGCCTGGCTGGATTCGCCCACGCGACCCCGGCCAACGAGCCGCCCAAAGCCTACCTGACCCTCATCATCGACGACCTTGGGCAAAACCTGCCCAGGGATCGGCGTGTGCTGGCCTTGCCTGGGCCGGTGACCACGGCAATCATGCCCGACACGCCCCACGCAGCCGAATTCGCCCGCGAAGCGCACAGGGCCGGCAAGATCGTGATCCTGCATATGCCCATGGATCCGGCCACCGGTCCGTTTGCCTGGCACCCCGAGCTGCCCATCGAAGAACTCGGCAAGCGCTTGGACGCTGCCTTCAAGGCCGTGCCCTACACCGCCGGGATCAACAACCACATGGGCAGCCGCATGACTGCGCAACCCGCCGCCATGGCCTGGTTGATGGCTGAACTGCAACGGCGCAACAAGTTCTTTGTCGACAGCCGCACCAGCGCGCAAACCGTGGCGGCGGCCGAGGCCCAGAAGATTGGCCTGGCCCATGTTTCACGGGATGTATTCCTCGATGACGAGCGCACCGAAGCGGCGATCACCACGCAACTGCAAACGGCGATCAAACTGGCCCATAAGCAGGGCTCGGCGGTAATGATCGGTCACCCCTACCCACAGACCCTCGCGGTGCTTGAGCGCGAACTGCCCAAGCTCAAGGCCCGGGGCGTCGACTGGATCGATATCAAGTTGATGATCAGCGTGCGCAGCAACCAGGCGATGGCAGGCCATGGAAAAAACGGCATCTACCTTCCAGCCCGTAGATAG
- a CDS encoding S41 family peptidase: MLHLSRLTSLALTIALVIGAPLAFADQAAPAAPAASAATTKAPLPLDELRTFAEVMDRIKAAYVEPVDDKTLLENAIKGMLSNLDPHSAYLGPEDFAELQESTSGEFGGLGIEVGSEDGNVKVVSPIDDTPASKAGIQAGDFIVKINGQPTRGQTMTEAVDKMRGKIGQKITLTLVRDGGNPFDVTLTRATIVVKSVKSQLLESGYGYIRITQFQVKTGDEVAKALAKLRKDNGKKLNGIVLDLRNNPGGVLQSAVEVVDHFITKGLIVYTKGRIANSELRFSATGNDLSENVPLAVLINGGSASASEIVAGALQDQKRGVLMGTTSFGKGSVQTVLPLNNDRALKITTALYYTPNGRSIQAQGIVPDIEVRKAKITNEIDSEYYKEADLQGHLGNGNGGADQPTGSSKKAKPMPQDDDYQLAQALSLLKGLSITRSR; the protein is encoded by the coding sequence ATGCTGCATTTGTCCCGCCTCACTTCGCTGGCCCTGACGATCGCCCTGGTGATCGGCGCGCCTCTGGCATTTGCCGACCAGGCCGCTCCGGCGGCACCTGCTGCCTCGGCCGCGACCACCAAGGCGCCGTTGCCGCTGGACGAGTTGCGCACCTTTGCCGAGGTCATGGACCGGATCAAAGCCGCGTATGTCGAACCCGTAGATGACAAGACCCTGCTGGAAAATGCCATCAAGGGCATGCTCAGCAACCTCGACCCGCACTCCGCCTACCTGGGCCCGGAAGACTTCGCCGAGCTGCAGGAAAGCACCAGCGGTGAGTTCGGCGGGCTGGGCATTGAAGTCGGCTCCGAAGACGGCAACGTCAAGGTGGTCTCGCCGATCGATGACACTCCGGCGTCCAAGGCCGGCATCCAGGCCGGCGACTTCATCGTGAAGATCAACGGCCAGCCGACCCGTGGCCAGACCATGACCGAAGCCGTCGACAAGATGCGCGGCAAGATCGGCCAGAAAATCACCCTGACCCTGGTGCGCGACGGCGGCAACCCGTTCGACGTGACGCTGACCCGCGCGACCATTGTGGTCAAGAGCGTGAAGAGCCAGCTGTTGGAGTCGGGCTACGGCTACATCCGCATCACCCAGTTCCAGGTCAAGACCGGTGACGAAGTGGCCAAGGCCCTGGCCAAGCTGCGCAAGGACAATGGCAAGAAGCTCAACGGCATCGTGCTCGACCTGCGCAACAACCCAGGTGGCGTGCTGCAGTCGGCGGTGGAAGTGGTCGACCACTTCATCACCAAGGGCCTGATCGTCTACACCAAGGGCCGTATCGCCAACTCCGAGCTGCGCTTCTCGGCCACCGGCAACGACCTCAGCGAAAACGTGCCCCTGGCCGTGCTGATCAACGGCGGCAGCGCCTCGGCCTCGGAGATCGTCGCCGGCGCCCTGCAAGACCAGAAACGCGGTGTATTGATGGGCACCACCAGCTTTGGCAAAGGCTCGGTGCAAACCGTGCTGCCGCTGAACAACGACCGTGCGCTGAAGATCACCACCGCGTTGTACTACACGCCGAATGGCCGTTCGATCCAGGCCCAAGGTATCGTGCCGGACATCGAGGTGCGCAAGGCCAAGATCACCAACGAGATCGACAGCGAGTACTACAAAGAGGCCGATCTGCAAGGTCACCTGGGCAATGGCAACGGCGGTGCCGACCAGCCAACCGGCAGCAGCAAGAAAGCCAAGCCGATGCCGCAGGACGACGATTACCAGTTGGCCCAGGCGCTGAGCCTGCTCAAGGGCCTGAGCATCACGCGCAGCCGTTGA
- a CDS encoding murein hydrolase activator EnvC family protein has translation MLRALITLALVCLLQPAFADERAQTQQQLDATRQDITELKKLLGKLQEEKSGVQKDLRGTETEMGKLEKQVQELQKELKKSESELERLDAEKKKLQSARVEQQRLIAIQARAAYQNGRQEYLKLLLNQQNPEKFARTLTYYDYLSKARLEQLKSFNETLRQLVNVEQEIGNQQSQLQDQKVALDTQRNELDKVRKERQLALAKLNDDVKARDAKLQAREQDQADLAKVLKTIEETLARQAREAEEARQKALIAQQEAEKKRQREAELAATSDAPAPRKPARAAPGPLVSSAGENFGGPFASARGKLPWPVDGRLLARFGETRGDDTRAKWDGVMISASAGSQVHAVHGGRVVFADWLRGAGLLVILDHGNGYLSLYGHNQTLLKSAGDVVKAGESISTVGNSGGQDTPALYFAIRQQGRPSDPAQWCRSQG, from the coding sequence ATGCTTCGCGCCTTGATTACCCTTGCTCTTGTCTGCCTGCTCCAACCGGCGTTTGCCGATGAGCGCGCACAAACCCAACAACAGTTGGACGCTACGCGTCAGGATATTACCGAGCTGAAAAAACTGCTCGGCAAGCTCCAGGAAGAGAAATCCGGGGTGCAGAAAGACCTGCGCGGCACGGAAACCGAGATGGGCAAGCTGGAGAAGCAGGTCCAGGAGCTGCAGAAAGAATTAAAGAAGAGCGAGTCGGAACTGGAGCGACTCGACGCTGAGAAAAAAAAACTCCAGAGCGCACGCGTTGAACAGCAACGCCTGATCGCGATCCAGGCCCGTGCCGCCTACCAGAACGGCCGCCAGGAATACCTAAAGTTGCTGCTCAACCAGCAGAACCCCGAGAAATTCGCGCGCACCCTGACCTACTACGACTACCTGAGCAAGGCCCGCCTGGAGCAACTCAAAAGCTTCAATGAGACCCTGCGCCAGTTGGTCAACGTCGAGCAGGAAATCGGCAACCAGCAATCGCAGCTGCAAGACCAGAAAGTCGCCCTCGACACTCAGCGCAACGAATTGGACAAGGTCCGCAAGGAACGCCAACTGGCCTTGGCCAAACTCAATGATGACGTAAAGGCCCGTGACGCCAAGCTGCAGGCCCGCGAGCAGGACCAGGCTGACCTGGCCAAAGTGCTCAAGACCATCGAAGAAACCCTGGCCCGCCAGGCACGTGAGGCCGAAGAAGCGCGGCAGAAAGCGCTGATCGCCCAGCAGGAAGCCGAAAAAAAGCGCCAGCGTGAGGCCGAGCTGGCTGCCACCTCGGACGCGCCAGCACCGCGTAAACCGGCGCGTGCAGCGCCTGGCCCGCTGGTTTCCAGCGCCGGTGAAAACTTCGGCGGCCCTTTTGCTTCAGCCCGCGGCAAACTTCCATGGCCCGTTGATGGTCGATTACTGGCACGCTTTGGGGAAACCCGTGGCGATGACACCCGCGCGAAGTGGGATGGCGTGATGATCAGCGCCTCCGCCGGCAGCCAGGTGCACGCCGTCCACGGTGGGCGCGTGGTGTTTGCCGATTGGCTGCGCGGCGCCGGTTTGTTGGTGATTCTTGACCACGGTAATGGCTATTTGAGCCTTTACGGCCACAATCAGACTTTACTCAAGTCGGCAGGTGATGTTGTAAAAGCCGGTGAATCCATCTCCACTGTCGGTAACAGTGGTGGCCAGGACACCCCGGCGCTGTACTTCGCTATTCGTCAGCAGGGTCGCCCGAGCGATCCTGCACAATGGTGCCGTTCCCAAGGATAG
- the gpmI gene encoding 2,3-bisphosphoglycerate-independent phosphoglycerate mutase, translating to MTTTPKPLVLIILDGFGHSESHHDNAVYAAKKPVLDRLTATVPNGLISGSGMDVGLPDGQMGNSEVGHMNLGAGRVVYQDFTRVTKAIRDGEFFENPTICAAVDKAVAAGKAVHFMGLLSDGGVHSHQDHLVAMAELAFKRGADKIYLHAFLDGRDTPPKSAQSSIELLDATFAALGKGRIASLVGRYFAMDRDNRWDRVSQAYNLIVDGQAEFHAATAQEGLEAAYARGESDEFVKATTIGEPVKVEDGDAVVFMNFRADRARELSRVFVEDGFKEFERARQPKVQYVGLTQYAASIPAPAAFAPGSLDNVLGDYLAKNGKTQLRIAETEKYAHVTFFFSGGREEPFPGEERILIPSPKVATYDLQPEMSAPEVTDKIVDAIEHQRYDVIVVNYANGDMVGHSGNLEAATKAVECLDLCVGRIVDALEKVGGEALITADHGNCEQMSDESTGQAHTAHTTEPVPFIYVGKRDFKVRDGGVLADVAPTMLMLMGLEKPVEMTGTSILV from the coding sequence ATGACTACTACGCCTAAACCTTTGGTCCTGATAATTCTCGATGGCTTCGGACACAGTGAAAGCCACCACGACAACGCGGTATACGCGGCCAAGAAGCCGGTACTCGACCGCCTGACCGCCACCGTGCCCAACGGACTCATCTCGGGTTCCGGCATGGACGTAGGCCTGCCGGACGGCCAGATGGGCAACTCGGAAGTCGGCCACATGAACCTCGGCGCCGGACGAGTGGTATACCAAGACTTCACACGCGTGACCAAAGCGATCCGCGATGGCGAGTTCTTCGAGAACCCGACCATCTGCGCCGCGGTAGATAAAGCAGTGGCCGCTGGCAAGGCCGTGCACTTCATGGGCCTGCTGTCCGATGGCGGCGTCCACAGCCACCAGGACCATCTGGTGGCCATGGCCGAACTGGCCTTCAAGCGCGGCGCCGACAAAATCTACCTGCACGCCTTCCTCGACGGCCGCGACACCCCACCGAAAAGCGCGCAATCGTCCATCGAACTGCTCGACGCCACCTTCGCAGCGCTGGGCAAAGGCCGCATCGCCAGCCTGGTGGGCCGTTACTTCGCCATGGACCGTGACAACCGCTGGGACCGCGTCTCCCAGGCCTACAACCTGATCGTCGACGGCCAGGCCGAATTCCACGCCGCCACCGCCCAGGAAGGCCTGGAAGCCGCCTACGCCCGTGGCGAGAGCGATGAATTCGTCAAGGCCACCACTATTGGTGAGCCGGTGAAGGTAGAAGACGGCGACGCCGTGGTGTTCATGAACTTCCGCGCCGACCGCGCCCGCGAACTGAGCCGTGTGTTTGTCGAAGACGGTTTCAAGGAATTCGAACGCGCCCGCCAGCCGAAAGTGCAGTACGTGGGCCTGACCCAGTACGCCGCCAGCATCCCGGCTCCCGCCGCCTTTGCACCGGGCAGCCTGGACAACGTGCTGGGCGATTACCTGGCGAAAAACGGCAAGACCCAGTTGCGCATTGCCGAAACCGAAAAATACGCCCACGTGACCTTCTTCTTCTCCGGTGGCCGCGAAGAGCCGTTCCCAGGCGAAGAACGCATCCTGATCCCATCGCCAAAGGTCGCCACCTACGACCTGCAGCCGGAAATGAGCGCACCGGAAGTCACCGACAAGATCGTCGACGCCATCGAACACCAGCGTTACGACGTGATCGTGGTCAACTACGCCAACGGCGACATGGTCGGCCACAGCGGCAACCTGGAAGCCGCGACCAAGGCCGTGGAATGCCTGGACCTGTGCGTCGGCCGCATTGTCGATGCCCTGGAAAAGGTCGGCGGCGAAGCACTGATCACCGCCGACCACGGCAACTGCGAACAGATGTCCGACGAATCCACCGGCCAGGCCCACACCGCCCACACCACCGAGCCAGTGCCGTTCATCTATGTCGGCAAGCGTGATTTCAAGGTGCGTGATGGCGGCGTGCTAGCGGATGTGGCGCCGACTATGCTGATGCTGATGGGGTTGGAGAAGCCGGTGGAGATGACCGGTACTTCGATATTGGTTTAA
- a CDS encoding rhodanese-like domain-containing protein — MVDHLIAFATAHYLLVGAFVILLALLIAHELSRGGRSLSTAELTALVNKDEAVVVDIRPAKDFATGHIVGALNIPQDKLIARLAELEKHKAKTIILVDAQGQHAGTHAREMLKTGFTAAKLSGGISSWRADNLPLVK, encoded by the coding sequence ATGGTTGATCACCTGATTGCATTTGCCACTGCCCACTATCTGCTTGTGGGTGCCTTCGTCATCCTGCTGGCGCTGCTGATCGCTCACGAATTGAGCCGCGGTGGCCGCAGCCTGAGCACGGCGGAGCTGACCGCGCTGGTCAACAAGGACGAGGCCGTTGTCGTGGACATCCGCCCAGCCAAGGATTTCGCCACCGGCCACATCGTCGGTGCCCTGAACATTCCTCAGGACAAGCTGATCGCGCGCCTGGCCGAGCTGGAAAAGCACAAGGCCAAGACCATCATCCTGGTCGACGCCCAAGGCCAGCACGCCGGCACCCACGCCCGTGAAATGCTCAAGACCGGTTTCACCGCGGCCAAGCTGTCCGGTGGCATCAGCAGCTGGCGCGCCGATAACCTGCCGCTGGTGAAGTGA
- the secB gene encoding protein-export chaperone SecB yields MTDQQNTEAAEAQAPQFSLQRIYVRDLSFEAPKSPAIFRQEWTPSVALDLNTRQKALEGDFHEVVLTLSVTVKNGEEVAFIAEVQQAGIFLIQGLDEASMSHTLGAFCPNILFPYARETLDSLVTRGSFPALMLAPVNFDALYAQELQRMQQEGSSTVQ; encoded by the coding sequence ATGACTGACCAACAGAACACCGAAGCTGCAGAAGCCCAAGCGCCACAGTTCTCGCTGCAGCGCATCTACGTGCGTGACCTGTCGTTCGAAGCGCCGAAAAGCCCGGCCATCTTCCGCCAGGAATGGACCCCTAGCGTTGCGCTGGACCTGAACACCCGCCAAAAAGCTCTGGAAGGTGACTTCCACGAGGTGGTGCTGACCCTGTCCGTGACCGTCAAGAACGGCGAAGAAGTGGCCTTCATCGCTGAAGTGCAACAGGCCGGTATCTTCCTGATCCAGGGCCTGGACGAAGCGTCCATGAGCCACACCCTGGGCGCGTTCTGCCCGAACATTCTGTTCCCGTATGCCCGCGAGACCCTGGACAGCCTGGTCACCCGTGGCTCGTTCCCAGCGCTGATGCTGGCTCCGGTGAACTTCGATGCCCTGTACGCTCAAGAGCTGCAGCGCATGCAACAGGAAGGTTCGTCGACGGTTCAGTAA
- a CDS encoding tRNA (cytidine(34)-2'-O)-methyltransferase — protein sequence MFHVILFQPEIPPNTGNVIRLCANSGCHLHLIEPLGFDMDDKRLRRAGLDYHEYATLQRHADLASCLESLGHPRLFAFTTKGSQPFHDVSFAEGDAFLFGPESRGLPAEVLDALPDGHRLRLPMREGCRSLNLSNTVAVAVYEGWRQLGFK from the coding sequence ATGTTTCACGTCATCCTTTTTCAACCAGAAATTCCGCCGAATACCGGCAACGTTATCAGGCTGTGCGCCAACAGTGGCTGCCACCTGCATTTGATCGAGCCTTTGGGCTTCGACATGGACGACAAGCGCCTGCGCCGCGCCGGGCTGGACTACCACGAGTACGCCACGCTCCAGCGCCACGCAGACCTGGCGAGTTGCCTGGAAAGCCTGGGCCACCCACGGTTGTTCGCGTTCACCACCAAGGGTTCGCAGCCGTTCCATGATGTCAGCTTTGCCGAAGGTGACGCCTTCCTGTTCGGCCCGGAAAGCCGGGGCCTGCCGGCGGAAGTGCTTGACGCGCTGCCCGACGGTCATCGCCTGCGTTTGCCGATGCGCGAGGGCTGCCGCAGCCTGAACCTGTCCAATACCGTGGCGGTTGCTGTCTATGAAGGTTGGCGCCAGCTCGGGTTCAAATAA
- the ntrC gene encoding nitrogen regulation protein NR(I) yields MSRSETVWIVDDDRSIRWVLEKALQQEGMTTQSFDSADGVMSRLARQQPDVIISDIRMPGASGLDLLARIREQHPRLPVIIMTAHSDLDSAVASYQGGAFEYLPKPFDVDEAVALVKRANQHAQEQQSQEAPPALTRTPEIIGEAPAMQEVFRAIGRLSHSNITVLINGESGTGKELVAHALHRHSPRAASPFIALNMAAIPKDLMESELFGHEKGAFTGAANLRRGRFEQADGGTLFLDEIGDMPADTQTRLLRVLADGEFYRVGGHTPVKVDVRIIAATHQNLETLVHAGKFREDLFHRLNVIRIHIPRMSDRREDIPTLARHFLSRAAQELAVEPKLLKSETEEYLKNLPWPGNVRQLENTCRWITVMASGREVHISDLPPELLSLPQDSAPVTNWEQALRQWADQALARGQSNLLDSAVPAFERIMIETALKHTAGRRRDAAVLLGWGRNTLTRKIKELGMKVDGGDDDEGDEG; encoded by the coding sequence ATGAGCCGTAGTGAAACTGTCTGGATCGTCGATGACGACCGTTCTATCCGCTGGGTCCTCGAGAAAGCCTTGCAACAGGAAGGCATGACCACCCAGAGCTTCGACAGCGCCGACGGGGTGATGAGCCGCCTGGCACGCCAGCAGCCCGACGTGATCATCTCCGACATCCGCATGCCCGGCGCCAGCGGCCTGGACCTGCTGGCGCGGATTCGCGAGCAGCATCCACGCCTGCCGGTGATCATCATGACCGCGCACTCGGACCTGGACAGCGCTGTCGCGTCCTATCAGGGCGGCGCCTTTGAGTATTTGCCCAAGCCGTTCGACGTGGACGAGGCGGTGGCGCTGGTCAAGCGCGCCAACCAGCACGCCCAGGAACAGCAGAGCCAGGAAGCCCCACCGGCCCTGACCCGCACCCCGGAAATCATCGGCGAAGCGCCGGCGATGCAGGAAGTGTTTCGCGCCATCGGGCGCTTGAGCCACTCCAACATCACCGTGCTGATCAACGGCGAATCGGGCACCGGTAAAGAACTGGTGGCCCATGCGCTGCACCGCCACAGCCCACGGGCGGCCTCGCCGTTCATTGCGCTGAACATGGCGGCTATCCCGAAGGATTTGATGGAGTCCGAGCTGTTCGGCCACGAAAAAGGCGCGTTCACCGGCGCGGCCAACCTGCGTCGTGGGCGTTTTGAACAAGCGGACGGCGGCACCTTGTTCCTCGACGAAATCGGCGACATGCCGGCCGACACCCAAACCCGCTTGCTGCGGGTGCTGGCGGACGGTGAGTTCTATCGCGTGGGCGGGCACACGCCGGTCAAGGTGGATGTGCGCATCATCGCGGCGACCCACCAGAACCTGGAAACTCTGGTCCACGCCGGTAAATTCCGTGAAGACTTATTCCATCGCCTTAACGTGATCCGCATTCACATTCCACGGATGTCGGACCGCCGCGAAGACATTCCCACCCTGGCCCGCCATTTCCTCAGCCGCGCCGCCCAGGAGCTGGCCGTCGAGCCAAAACTGCTAAAAAGCGAGACCGAGGAATACCTGAAGAACCTGCCGTGGCCCGGCAACGTGCGCCAGCTGGAGAACACGTGCCGCTGGATCACGGTGATGGCGTCCGGGCGCGAAGTGCACATCAGCGACCTGCCGCCGGAGCTGCTGAGCCTGCCGCAGGATTCGGCCCCTGTGACCAACTGGGAGCAGGCCCTGCGCCAATGGGCCGACCAGGCCCTGGCTCGCGGCCAGTCGAACCTGCTGGACAGCGCCGTGCCGGCGTTCGAGCGGATCATGATCGAAACCGCCCTGAAGCACACCGCCGGTCGCCGTCGCGATGCCGCCGTGTTACTGGGCTGGGGCCGCAATACCCTGACTCGCAAGATCAAGGAATTGGGGATGAAGGTCGATGGTGGTGACGATGACGAGGGCGACGAGGGCTGA
- the glnL gene encoding nitrogen regulation protein NR(II), with the protein MTISDALHRLLLDNLTTATILLNDDLRLEYMNPAAEMLLAISGQRSHGQFISELFTESAEALSSLRQAVEQAHPFTKREAMLTALTGQTLTVDYAVTPILSNGATLLLLEVHPRDRLLRITKEEAQLSKQETSKMLVRGLAHEIKNPLGGIRGAAQLLARELPDENLKDYTNVIIEEADRLRNLVDRMLGSNKLPSLAMTNVHEVLERVCQLVEAESQGCITLVRDYDPSIPDVLIDREQMIQAVLNIVRNAMQAISSQNELRLGRISLRTRALRQFTIGHVRHRLVTKVEIIDNGPGIPAELQETIFFPMVSGRPDGTGLGLAITQNIISQHQGLIECESHPGHTTFSIFLPLEQGAPST; encoded by the coding sequence ATGACCATCAGCGATGCACTGCACCGTTTGCTACTCGACAACCTGACCACCGCGACCATCCTGCTCAATGACGACCTGCGCCTTGAGTACATGAACCCGGCGGCGGAGATGCTCCTGGCTATCAGCGGCCAGCGCAGCCATGGGCAGTTCATCAGCGAATTGTTCACCGAGTCGGCCGAAGCCTTGAGCTCGCTGCGCCAGGCGGTGGAGCAGGCGCACCCGTTCACCAAGCGCGAGGCGATGCTCACGGCGCTTACGGGACAGACGCTGACCGTCGACTACGCCGTGACCCCCATCCTGAGCAACGGTGCCACCCTGCTGTTGCTGGAAGTGCACCCCCGTGACCGCCTGCTGCGCATCACCAAGGAGGAAGCGCAGCTGTCCAAGCAGGAGACCAGCAAGATGCTGGTGCGCGGCCTGGCCCATGAAATCAAGAACCCACTCGGCGGCATCCGTGGCGCGGCGCAGTTGCTGGCCCGCGAGCTGCCGGACGAGAACCTCAAGGACTACACCAACGTCATCATCGAAGAGGCCGACCGCCTGCGTAACCTGGTGGACCGCATGCTCGGCTCCAACAAGCTGCCGTCGCTGGCGATGACCAACGTGCACGAAGTGCTGGAGCGTGTCTGCCAACTGGTCGAGGCCGAAAGCCAGGGCTGCATCACCTTGGTGCGCGACTATGACCCCAGTATTCCGGATGTACTGATCGACCGCGAACAGATGATCCAGGCGGTACTCAATATCGTGCGCAACGCCATGCAGGCCATCAGCAGCCAGAACGAGCTGCGCCTGGGCCGCATCAGCCTGCGCACCCGCGCCCTGCGCCAGTTCACCATCGGCCACGTGCGCCATCGACTGGTGACCAAGGTCGAGATCATCGACAACGGTCCGGGCATTCCTGCGGAACTCCAGGAAACCATTTTCTTTCCCATGGTCAGCGGCCGCCCAGACGGTACCGGGCTGGGCCTGGCCATTACCCAGAACATCATCAGCCAGCATCAGGGCCTGATCGAATGTGAGAGCCATCCTGGCCACACCACCTTCTCGATCTTTCTGCCACTGGAACAAGGAGCCCCATCGACATGA
- a CDS encoding cupin domain-containing protein, translating to MDICKCLIATMLGLTLLGCGAQPKDATQIEKEVLLESSESWDGMPYRAYPAGPPQLTLIRLKIPARTQLPWHTHPMPNAAYIVSGELTVEARSSGATRTLRQGQALAEMVGTEHRGVTGDTPVELLVFYAGTPGMPLSEQH from the coding sequence ATGGATATCTGCAAGTGTTTGATCGCAACAATGCTGGGTTTAACGCTGCTTGGCTGCGGCGCCCAACCAAAGGACGCTACGCAAATCGAGAAAGAAGTATTGCTTGAAAGCAGCGAGTCGTGGGACGGCATGCCCTATAGGGCCTACCCCGCTGGCCCGCCGCAGCTCACGCTGATACGCCTGAAGATCCCTGCGCGCACGCAACTGCCCTGGCACACCCACCCCATGCCCAACGCCGCCTACATTGTTTCGGGTGAATTGACCGTTGAAGCCCGCAGCAGCGGGGCTACGCGCACCTTGAGGCAAGGCCAAGCCCTGGCCGAGATGGTGGGCACCGAGCATCGCGGCGTCACCGGAGACACCCCGGTGGAGCTTCTGGTGTTTTATGCGGGCACCCCAGGCATGCCGCTGTCAGAGCAACACTGA
- a CDS encoding chorismate mutase, with translation MISANASAAPATLAPLLNSIAERLEIADQVALSKWDSHKPVEDKKREQEVIASVVAQAPEYKLAPAAVEQFFAAQIEANKLVQYTHLSDWQFQGKAPDDPRPDLVKQIRPQLDELQKRLLQQLADFTPQRTDPQCPQWLAEAVHEPLNDPLRQLAMIRATAELCTRPT, from the coding sequence ATGATCAGCGCCAATGCCTCTGCGGCGCCCGCCACGCTCGCCCCGCTGCTCAACAGCATCGCCGAACGCCTGGAGATCGCCGACCAGGTAGCCCTGAGCAAATGGGATAGCCACAAGCCTGTAGAGGACAAAAAGCGCGAACAAGAAGTGATCGCCAGCGTCGTCGCCCAAGCACCGGAATATAAGCTGGCACCTGCCGCCGTCGAGCAGTTTTTCGCGGCGCAGATCGAGGCGAACAAGCTGGTGCAGTACACCCATCTGTCCGACTGGCAGTTCCAGGGCAAGGCGCCTGACGATCCGCGGCCGGACCTGGTGAAACAGATCCGCCCGCAGTTGGACGAACTGCAAAAACGCCTGCTGCAGCAATTGGCGGACTTCACCCCACAGCGCACTGACCCACAGTGCCCACAGTGGCTGGCCGAAGCCGTGCATGAGCCGCTGAACGATCCGTTGCGTCAACTGGCGATGATCCGTGCCACCGCAGAATTGTGTACGCGACCTACTTGA